One window of the Streptomyces asoensis genome contains the following:
- a CDS encoding thiazole synthase — protein sequence MADDPFVLGGRSFSSRLIMGTGGAPSLEVLERALMASGTELTTVAMRRVDPSVHGSVLSVLERLGIRVLPNTAGCFTAGEAVLTARLAREALGTDLIKLEVIADERTLLPDPIELLEAAETLVDDGFTVLPYTNDDPVLARKLEDVGCAAVMPLGSPIGSGLGIRNPHNFQLIVEHARVPVILDAGAGTASDVALAMELGCAGVMLASAVTRAREPERMASAMRAGVEAGRLARLAGRIPPRYFAEASSPVEGRAVLDPERPAF from the coding sequence ATGGCCGACGATCCCTTCGTCCTCGGCGGCAGGTCCTTCTCGTCCCGTCTGATCATGGGCACGGGGGGTGCGCCCAGCCTGGAGGTGCTGGAGCGGGCGCTGATGGCGTCCGGGACCGAGCTGACGACGGTCGCGATGCGCCGGGTGGACCCCTCGGTGCACGGTTCCGTGCTGTCGGTGCTGGAGCGGCTCGGTATCCGGGTGCTGCCGAACACGGCGGGCTGTTTCACCGCAGGAGAGGCCGTGCTGACGGCTCGGCTGGCGCGGGAGGCGCTGGGCACCGATCTGATCAAGCTGGAGGTCATCGCCGACGAGCGCACGCTGCTGCCGGACCCGATCGAACTGCTGGAGGCGGCGGAGACACTGGTGGACGACGGGTTCACGGTGCTGCCGTACACGAACGACGATCCGGTGCTGGCCAGGAAGCTGGAGGACGTGGGGTGCGCGGCGGTGATGCCGCTGGGCTCTCCGATCGGCTCCGGTCTGGGCATCCGCAACCCGCACAACTTCCAGCTGATCGTCGAGCACGCGCGCGTGCCGGTGATTCTGGACGCGGGGGCGGGCACCGCGTCGGACGTGGCGCTGGCGATGGAGCTGGGGTGTGCGGGGGTGATGCTGGCGTCGGCGGTGACGCGGGCGCGGGAACCCGAGCGGATGGCGTCGGCCATGCGGGCCGGCGTGGAGGCGGGAAGGCTGGCCCGGCTGGCCGGACGGATCCCGCCCCGCTACTTCGCGGAGGCGTCCTCGCCCGTGGAGGGCCGGGCCGTGCTGGACCCCGAGCGCCCCGCGTTCTGA
- the pknB gene encoding Stk1 family PASTA domain-containing Ser/Thr kinase, protein MDTTLQDPLVGQLLDGRYRVEARIAVGGMATVYRAVDTRLDRVLALKVMHPALAADGAFVERFIREAKSVARLAHPNVVQVFDQGADGSYVYLAMEYIAGCTLRDVLRERGALQPRAALDILEPVLAALGAAHRAGFVHRDMKPENVLIGDDGRVKVADFGLVRSVDTVTTTTGAVLGTVAYLAPEQIEQPGAADPRVDVYACGVVLYEMLTGEKPHDGDSPAIVLYKHLHEDVPPPSALVPGMPFELDELVASATARTPDVRPYDAVALLGQVREARAPLSVDQLDAMPPQAVSGGHDNAEDRTSVIPRSLTVPRPLPVNDDDPADGEDPLNRTSRFQSGPPLPPRRRSARPRRGVLALIAAVLLVFGVGAGVWYINSGQFTKVPAVLTQKEAEARTRLEAAGLEVGKVRHQHSDTVKRGTVMDTDPDPGARIRKHDSVTLTVSDGPEIVKVPDVTGSRQDKAEELLKTDGLEPGLVTQEFSEDVIKGFVISTDPEAGTKRRAGTAVSIVVSKGAPVDIPDVTGDALNDARAELEEAGLKVKVATEQVNSEFDKGLVATQTPEEGSEAAEGDTVTLTVSKGPEMVEVPDVVGASVDDAKSLLEQSGFEVEEDRGLLGIFGDTVKSQSVDGGDTAPKGSTITITIR, encoded by the coding sequence GTGGACACGACCCTTCAGGACCCTCTGGTCGGGCAGCTGCTCGACGGCCGGTATCGCGTAGAGGCGCGGATCGCGGTCGGCGGGATGGCCACGGTCTACCGGGCCGTGGACACCCGCCTGGACCGCGTGCTCGCGCTCAAGGTGATGCACCCGGCGCTCGCCGCCGACGGGGCGTTCGTCGAGCGGTTCATCCGGGAGGCGAAGTCCGTCGCCCGGCTCGCCCACCCGAACGTCGTTCAGGTGTTCGACCAGGGTGCCGATGGGTCGTACGTCTATCTCGCCATGGAGTACATCGCGGGGTGCACGCTGCGTGACGTGCTGCGGGAGCGCGGGGCGCTCCAGCCGCGGGCCGCGCTGGACATCCTGGAGCCCGTGCTGGCCGCCCTCGGCGCCGCGCACCGGGCCGGGTTCGTGCACCGGGACATGAAACCCGAGAACGTGCTGATAGGGGATGACGGGCGGGTCAAGGTCGCGGACTTCGGTCTGGTGCGGTCCGTCGACACCGTGACCACCACCACCGGCGCAGTGCTCGGCACCGTCGCCTATCTCGCTCCCGAGCAGATCGAGCAGCCCGGCGCCGCCGACCCCCGCGTCGACGTGTACGCGTGCGGGGTGGTGCTCTACGAGATGCTCACCGGTGAGAAACCTCACGACGGCGACTCCCCCGCGATCGTGCTCTACAAGCACCTCCACGAGGACGTTCCGCCGCCGTCCGCCCTCGTCCCCGGGATGCCGTTCGAGCTGGACGAGCTCGTGGCGTCGGCCACCGCCCGCACCCCCGACGTCCGGCCGTACGACGCCGTCGCGCTGCTCGGGCAGGTACGGGAGGCGCGCGCTCCGCTCAGCGTGGACCAGCTGGACGCGATGCCGCCGCAGGCCGTCTCCGGCGGACACGACAACGCCGAGGACCGGACGAGCGTGATCCCGCGCTCGCTCACCGTGCCCCGTCCGCTGCCGGTCAACGACGACGACCCCGCCGACGGCGAGGACCCGCTCAACCGCACCTCTCGCTTCCAGAGCGGACCGCCCCTGCCGCCCCGACGCCGTTCCGCACGGCCCCGGCGCGGGGTGCTCGCGCTCATCGCCGCCGTCCTGCTGGTGTTCGGCGTGGGCGCCGGTGTCTGGTACATCAACTCCGGCCAGTTCACCAAGGTCCCCGCGGTGCTGACGCAGAAGGAGGCGGAGGCCAGGACACGGCTGGAGGCCGCCGGCCTCGAGGTCGGCAAGGTGCGGCACCAGCACAGCGACACCGTGAAGCGCGGCACCGTCATGGACACCGACCCCGATCCGGGCGCCCGGATCCGCAAGCACGACTCCGTGACGCTCACCGTCTCCGACGGCCCGGAGATCGTGAAGGTGCCGGATGTGACGGGCTCCCGGCAGGACAAGGCCGAGGAGCTGCTGAAGACGGACGGCCTGGAGCCGGGTCTGGTCACCCAGGAGTTCAGCGAGGACGTCATCAAGGGCTTCGTGATCAGCACCGACCCGGAGGCGGGCACGAAGCGCCGCGCGGGCACCGCGGTGTCGATCGTGGTCAGCAAGGGCGCCCCGGTCGACATCCCGGACGTCACCGGCGATGCCCTGAACGACGCCAGGGCCGAGCTGGAGGAGGCCGGCCTGAAGGTGAAGGTCGCCACCGAGCAGGTCAACTCCGAGTTCGACAAGGGCCTGGTCGCGACCCAGACCCCGGAGGAGGGCAGCGAGGCCGCCGAGGGCGACACGGTGACGCTGACGGTGTCCAAGGGACCGGAGATGGTCGAGGTGCCGGACGTGGTCGGCGCGAGCGTCGACGACGCCAAGTCGCTCCTGGAGCAGTCCGGGTTCGAGGTCGAGGAGGACCGGGGGCTGCTCGGGATCTTCGGCGACACCGTGAAGAGCCAGTCCGTGGACGGCGGCGACACGGCACCCAAGGGATCGACGATCACGATCACCATCCGGTGA
- a CDS encoding deoxyribonuclease IV, whose amino-acid sequence MSSRAPLPSRNPIGGHVPVAGGLHDVGMSYAHDLEAETVQVFVANPRGWATPVGNPRQDEAFREACAAQAVPAYVHAPYLINFGSHTEATAERSVESMRHSLRRGREIGALGVVVHTGSATGGRDRSVALKQVREYLLPLLDELTHDDDPFLLLESTAGQGASLCSRTWDFGPYFEALDAHPKLGVCLDTCHIFAAGHDLTGPAGMHQTLDLLVDTVGEGRLKLIHANDSKDVVGAHKDRHENIGAGHIGEDPFRALMTHPATAGVPLIIETPGGKEGHAADVERLKKLRDG is encoded by the coding sequence GTGAGTTCTCGAGCCCCCCTCCCCTCCCGCAACCCCATCGGCGGTCACGTCCCCGTGGCCGGCGGTCTGCACGACGTGGGCATGTCGTACGCGCACGACCTCGAGGCCGAGACGGTCCAGGTCTTCGTCGCCAACCCGCGCGGCTGGGCCACTCCGGTCGGCAACCCGCGACAGGACGAGGCCTTCCGGGAGGCGTGCGCGGCGCAGGCGGTCCCGGCGTACGTACACGCCCCGTACCTGATCAACTTCGGCTCGCACACCGAGGCGACGGCCGAGAGGTCGGTGGAGTCGATGCGGCACTCACTGCGCCGCGGGCGGGAGATCGGCGCACTGGGTGTGGTCGTGCACACGGGGAGCGCGACGGGCGGGCGGGACCGGTCCGTGGCGCTGAAGCAGGTGCGGGAGTATCTGCTACCGCTGCTGGACGAGCTGACCCACGACGACGACCCGTTCCTGCTGCTCGAGTCCACCGCCGGCCAGGGCGCCTCGCTCTGCTCCCGGACCTGGGACTTCGGGCCGTACTTCGAGGCGCTGGACGCCCATCCCAAGCTGGGCGTCTGCCTCGACACCTGCCACATCTTCGCGGCCGGGCACGATCTGACCGGCCCGGCCGGTATGCACCAGACCCTCGATCTGCTGGTGGACACGGTCGGCGAGGGCCGGCTGAAGCTGATCCACGCCAATGACTCCAAGGACGTGGTCGGCGCCCACAAGGACCGGCACGAGAACATCGGCGCGGGTCACATCGGCGAGGACCCGTTCCGGGCGCTGATGACCCACCCGGCCACCGCGGGCGTACCGCTGATCATCGAGACGCCCGGCGGCAAGGAGGGGCACGCGGCGGACGTGGAGCGGCTGAAGAAGCTCCGGGACGGCTGA
- a CDS encoding sulfite oxidase-like oxidoreductase: protein MGQPVERESGEEAVSELPPGQRLQRGWPVTHYGPVPKFRPERWEFRVFGATADGEKRCWNHEEFTALPYASVVADLHCVTKFSMLGAEWGGIPARTILESAPPAPNVTHVMVWAEYGFSSNLRLSDFAAERTIFATHKDGELLTAEHGFPLRLVVPHLYAWKGPKWVRGVEYMTADRRGFWEERGYHNLGDPWKEQRYSYQEGPGDGPEL, encoded by the coding sequence ATGGGTCAGCCGGTGGAGCGCGAATCTGGAGAAGAAGCAGTGTCCGAGCTTCCGCCGGGACAGCGACTTCAGCGGGGATGGCCCGTCACGCACTACGGTCCGGTGCCCAAGTTCCGGCCCGAACGCTGGGAGTTCAGGGTCTTCGGCGCCACCGCCGACGGTGAGAAGCGCTGCTGGAACCACGAGGAGTTCACGGCCCTTCCGTACGCGTCCGTCGTGGCCGATCTGCACTGCGTGACGAAGTTCAGCATGCTCGGCGCCGAGTGGGGCGGGATCCCCGCCCGCACCATCCTGGAGAGCGCTCCGCCCGCCCCGAACGTCACCCATGTGATGGTGTGGGCCGAGTACGGCTTCAGCTCGAACCTGCGCCTGTCCGACTTCGCCGCCGAGCGCACGATCTTCGCCACCCACAAGGACGGCGAGCTGCTCACCGCCGAGCACGGCTTCCCGCTGCGGCTGGTCGTTCCGCACCTCTACGCCTGGAAGGGCCCCAAGTGGGTCCGCGGCGTCGAGTACATGACCGCCGACCGCCGCGGTTTCTGGGAGGAGCGCGGCTACCACAACCTCGGCGACCCCTGGAAGGAACAGCGCTACTCGTACCAGGAGGGGCCGGGGGACGGCCCGGAACTCTGA
- the bfr gene encoding bacterioferritin, whose protein sequence is MQGDPEVIEFLNEQLTGELTAINQYFLHAKMQENFGWTKLAKYTRHESFDEMKHAEVLTDRILFLDGLPNYQRLFHVRVGQTVKEMFEADRQVEVEAIDRLKRGIKVMREKGDITSANIFESILEDEEHHIDYLDTQLDLVEKLGEALYLAQLIEQPES, encoded by the coding sequence ATGCAGGGCGACCCCGAGGTCATCGAGTTCCTCAACGAGCAGCTCACCGGCGAGCTCACCGCGATCAACCAGTACTTCCTCCACGCCAAGATGCAGGAGAACTTCGGCTGGACGAAGCTCGCGAAGTACACCCGGCACGAGTCGTTCGACGAGATGAAGCACGCCGAGGTGCTCACCGACCGGATCCTGTTCCTGGACGGGCTGCCGAACTACCAGCGGCTCTTCCATGTCCGGGTCGGGCAGACGGTCAAGGAGATGTTCGAGGCCGACCGTCAGGTCGAGGTCGAGGCGATCGACCGGCTGAAGCGCGGAATCAAGGTGATGCGCGAAAAGGGTGACATCACGTCCGCGAACATCTTCGAATCGATCCTCGAGGACGAGGAGCACCACATCGACTACCTCGACACGCAGCTCGACCTGGTGGAGAAGCTCGGTGAGGCGCTGTACCTCGCGCAGCTGATCGAACAGCCGGAGAGCTGA
- a CDS encoding (2Fe-2S)-binding protein: MFVCSCFGVTEAQVQQHADNGACTPRQIASACKAGTDCGSCVRRIQAILGRGALPRRDLAGQGRPVLAGLEEYEGLEEAA, from the coding sequence GTGTTCGTATGCAGCTGCTTCGGTGTGACCGAGGCGCAGGTCCAGCAGCACGCGGACAACGGAGCCTGCACCCCCCGCCAGATCGCCTCCGCCTGCAAGGCGGGCACGGACTGCGGGTCGTGCGTCCGTCGTATCCAGGCGATCCTCGGCCGGGGCGCCTTGCCGCGCCGCGACCTCGCCGGCCAGGGCAGGCCGGTCCTCGCCGGACTCGAGGAGTACGAAGGCCTCGAGGAAGCCGCCTAG
- a CDS encoding class II 3-deoxy-7-phosphoheptulonate synthase, with amino-acid sequence MTVNAKTSASAGNTWRDLPAAQQPEYPDTEALRAVIADLESYPPLVFAGECDQLRARMAAVAKGEAFLLQGGDCAEAFDGVSADQIRNKLKTLLQMGAVLTYAASVPVVKVGRIAGQYSKPRSKGTETRDGVTLPTYRGDSVNGFDFDEASRIPDPERLKRMYNASASTLNLVRAFTTGGYADLRQVHAWNQDFVKQSPSGQRYEQLAREIDNALNFMHACGADPEEFKTVEFFSSHEALLLDYESALTRVDSRTGRLYDVSAHMVWIGERTRQLDHAHVEFASKIRNPIGIKLGPTTTAEEALKYIERLDPDREPGRLTFIVRMGADKVRDKLPELVEKVSASGATVAWITDPMHGNTYEAASGHKTRRFDDVLDEVKGFFEVHKGLGTHPGGIHVELTGDDVTECVGGGDEIFVDDLHQRYETACDPRLNRSQSLDLAFLVAEMYRDQ; translated from the coding sequence GTGACCGTGAACGCTAAGACCAGCGCGAGCGCTGGCAACACCTGGCGAGACCTGCCCGCGGCGCAGCAGCCCGAGTACCCCGACACCGAGGCTCTGCGCGCAGTGATCGCGGACCTCGAGTCGTATCCGCCGCTCGTCTTCGCGGGCGAGTGCGACCAGCTGCGCGCCCGGATGGCGGCCGTCGCCAAGGGAGAGGCGTTCCTTCTCCAGGGCGGCGACTGCGCCGAGGCGTTCGACGGGGTGTCCGCCGATCAGATCCGCAACAAGCTCAAGACGCTGCTCCAGATGGGCGCCGTGCTCACGTACGCGGCCTCGGTGCCGGTCGTCAAGGTCGGCCGGATCGCCGGCCAGTACTCCAAGCCGCGCTCCAAGGGCACCGAGACCCGCGACGGCGTGACCCTGCCGACGTACCGCGGCGACTCGGTCAACGGCTTCGACTTCGACGAGGCGTCCCGGATCCCGGACCCCGAGCGGCTGAAGCGGATGTACAACGCGTCCGCCTCCACGCTCAACCTGGTGCGTGCCTTCACCACCGGCGGCTACGCCGACCTGCGCCAGGTGCACGCCTGGAACCAGGACTTCGTGAAGCAGTCCCCGTCCGGTCAGCGCTACGAGCAGCTCGCTCGTGAGATCGACAACGCGCTGAACTTCATGCACGCCTGCGGGGCCGACCCGGAGGAGTTCAAGACGGTCGAGTTCTTCTCCTCGCACGAGGCGCTGCTGCTCGACTACGAGTCCGCCCTGACCAGGGTCGACTCCCGCACCGGGCGGCTGTACGACGTCTCGGCGCACATGGTGTGGATCGGCGAGCGCACCCGGCAGCTGGACCACGCGCACGTCGAGTTCGCCTCGAAGATCCGTAACCCGATCGGCATCAAGCTCGGCCCGACGACCACGGCCGAGGAGGCGCTGAAGTACATCGAGCGCCTCGACCCCGACCGTGAGCCGGGCCGGCTGACCTTCATCGTCCGCATGGGCGCCGACAAGGTCCGCGACAAGCTGCCCGAGCTGGTCGAGAAGGTCAGCGCCTCGGGTGCGACCGTCGCCTGGATCACCGACCCGATGCACGGCAACACCTACGAGGCGGCCTCGGGTCACAAGACCCGCCGGTTCGACGACGTGCTCGACGAGGTCAAGGGCTTCTTCGAGGTCCACAAGGGCCTCGGCACCCACCCGGGCGGTATCCACGTGGAGCTGACCGGCGACGATGTCACCGAGTGCGTGGGCGGCGGCGACGAGATCTTCGTCGACGACCTGCACCAGCGCTACGAGACGGCCTGTGACCCCCGCCTGAACCGCAGCCAGTCCCTGGACCTGGCCTTCCTGGTGGCGGAGATGTACCGGGACCAGTGA
- a CDS encoding trp operon leader peptide, translated as MFALSTQNWWWTAHPAAH; from the coding sequence ATGTTCGCGCTTTCGACCCAGAACTGGTGGTGGACCGCTCATCCGGCGGCCCACTGA
- a CDS encoding anthranilate synthase family protein — translation MDLARLLHDDRPFALLRRRTPGHDADTVEVLLGPVATYDRLADLPEEGLALVPFRQIRERGFDVRDDGTPLAVLVPEERHVLPLADALAQLPEGDVRVEDGGFDVADEEYAEIVGRVLRDEIGRGEGANFVIRRTYRGRIPGFGRADALALFRRLLEGERGAYWTFVVHTGDRTLVGASPEVHVRMSGGTVVMNPISGTYRYPAEGPTPERLLDFLADGKEIEELSMVVDEELKMMCTVGDMGGVVIGPRLKEMAHLAHTEYELRGRSSLDVREVLKETMFAATVTGSPVQNACRVIERYEPLGRDGVGRGYYAGALALLGRDPGGAQTLDSPILIRTADIDAAGRLRVPVGATLVRGSDPAGEVAETHAKAAGVLAALGVRPARPRTDGARPRLADDPRVRAALDGRRASLAPFWLRMQERTEELTGHALVVDGEDTFTAMLAHVLRSSGLEVSVRRYDEPGLTASVLAHEGPVVLGPGPGDPSDLTDPKMRLLRELTARVIREHRHGVLGVCLGHELIAAELGLDIVRKEVPYQGAQTTVDLFGRAETVGFYNSFVALCDDEALRELAAHGVEVSRAANGEVHALRGPRRAEGAPMNALAGVQFHPESVLTLNGAAVVRELVARVCAEPRPAR, via the coding sequence ATGGACCTGGCACGGCTGCTCCACGACGACCGCCCGTTCGCCCTGCTCCGCCGCCGCACTCCCGGTCATGACGCGGACACGGTGGAGGTGCTGCTCGGCCCGGTCGCCACGTACGACCGGCTCGCCGACCTGCCCGAGGAGGGCCTGGCGCTCGTCCCCTTCCGGCAGATCCGCGAGCGCGGCTTCGACGTCCGCGACGACGGCACCCCGCTGGCCGTGCTGGTTCCCGAGGAGCGTCACGTCCTGCCTCTGGCGGACGCCCTCGCTCAGCTGCCGGAAGGGGACGTGCGCGTCGAGGACGGCGGCTTCGACGTGGCCGACGAGGAGTACGCGGAGATCGTCGGGCGGGTGCTGCGGGACGAGATCGGCCGGGGCGAGGGTGCCAACTTCGTGATCCGGCGGACGTACCGGGGGCGGATCCCGGGATTCGGCCGGGCCGACGCGCTGGCCCTCTTCCGACGGCTCCTCGAAGGCGAGCGGGGCGCCTACTGGACGTTCGTCGTGCACACCGGGGACCGGACGCTGGTGGGCGCCAGCCCCGAGGTGCATGTGCGGATGTCCGGCGGCACGGTCGTGATGAACCCGATCAGCGGGACGTACCGATATCCGGCGGAGGGTCCGACGCCCGAGCGGCTGCTGGACTTCCTCGCCGACGGCAAGGAGATCGAGGAGCTGTCGATGGTCGTCGACGAGGAGCTCAAGATGATGTGCACCGTCGGTGACATGGGCGGGGTGGTGATCGGACCCCGGCTGAAGGAGATGGCGCATCTCGCGCACACGGAGTACGAGCTGCGCGGCAGGTCCTCGCTGGATGTGCGGGAGGTGCTGAAGGAGACCATGTTCGCGGCGACCGTCACCGGCTCGCCCGTGCAGAACGCCTGCCGGGTCATCGAGCGGTACGAGCCCCTCGGGCGGGACGGTGTCGGGCGGGGCTACTACGCCGGCGCCCTGGCACTGCTGGGCCGGGACCCTGGCGGGGCGCAGACCCTCGACTCCCCCATTCTCATCCGCACCGCCGACATCGACGCGGCCGGGCGGCTGCGGGTGCCGGTGGGCGCCACGCTCGTCCGCGGGTCGGATCCGGCGGGCGAGGTCGCGGAGACGCACGCGAAGGCGGCGGGCGTGCTGGCCGCGCTCGGTGTCCGGCCGGCCAGGCCCCGGACGGACGGCGCGCGGCCCCGGCTGGCCGACGACCCCCGGGTGCGGGCGGCGCTGGACGGACGGCGGGCCTCGCTGGCGCCGTTCTGGCTGCGGATGCAGGAGCGGACGGAGGAGCTGACCGGGCACGCGCTCGTCGTCGACGGCGAGGACACCTTCACCGCGATGCTCGCGCATGTGCTGCGCTCGAGCGGTCTCGAGGTGAGCGTCCGGCGCTACGACGAGCCCGGGCTGACGGCCTCGGTGCTCGCTCACGAGGGGCCGGTCGTGCTGGGCCCCGGCCCCGGCGACCCCTCCGATCTGACCGACCCGAAGATGCGGTTGCTGCGGGAGCTGACCGCGCGGGTGATCCGGGAGCACCGGCACGGTGTCCTCGGGGTCTGCCTCGGGCACGAGCTGATCGCGGCGGAGCTGGGGCTGGACATCGTACGGAAGGAGGTGCCGTACCAGGGGGCGCAGACGACCGTGGACCTGTTCGGGCGGGCGGAGACCGTCGGGTTCTACAACAGCTTCGTGGCGCTGTGCGACGACGAGGCGCTGCGCGAGCTGGCCGCGCACGGGGTGGAGGTGAGCCGGGCCGCGAACGGCGAGGTGCACGCGCTGCGCGGGCCGCGGCGGGCCGAAGGCGCGCCGATGAACGCGCTCGCCGGGGTCCAGTTCCATCCGGAGTCCGTGCTGACGCTGAACGGGGCTGCCGTGGTGCGGGAGTTGGTGGCCCGGGTGTGCGCCGAGCCGCGGCCGGCCCGTTAG
- a CDS encoding 6-phosphofructokinase encodes MRVGVLTGGGDCPGLNAVIRAVVRKGVQEYGHEFVGFRDGWRGPLEGRSIRLGIPAVRGILPRGGTILGSSRTNPLKEEDGIRRIKDTLARQKIGALITIGGEDTLGVAARLSDEYQVPCVGVPKTIDNDLSATDYTFGFDTAVGIATEAIDRLHTTAESHMRVLVVEVMGRHAGWIALHSGLAGGANVILIPEQRFDIEQVCAWVTSRFRASYAPIVVVAEGAMPRDGDVVLKDGTLDSFGHVRLSGVGEWLAKEIERRTGKEARTTVLGHVQCGGTPSAFDRWLATRFGLHAIDAVHEGDFGTMVALRGTDIVRVPIAEATAKLKTVDPKLYTEVGVFFG; translated from the coding sequence ATGCGCGTCGGAGTACTGACCGGAGGCGGGGACTGCCCCGGCCTCAACGCCGTCATCCGGGCGGTCGTCCGCAAGGGCGTCCAGGAGTACGGCCATGAATTCGTCGGGTTCCGCGACGGCTGGCGGGGCCCCCTGGAAGGGAGGTCGATCCGCCTCGGCATCCCCGCCGTGCGCGGCATCCTGCCCCGCGGCGGCACGATTCTCGGCTCCTCGCGGACCAACCCCCTCAAGGAGGAGGACGGTATCCGCCGGATCAAGGACACCCTGGCCCGGCAGAAGATCGGAGCCCTCATCACCATCGGCGGCGAGGACACCCTCGGGGTCGCCGCCCGCCTCTCCGACGAGTACCAGGTGCCCTGCGTCGGCGTCCCGAAGACCATAGACAACGACCTGTCCGCCACCGACTACACCTTCGGCTTCGACACCGCCGTGGGCATCGCGACCGAGGCCATCGACCGGCTGCACACCACCGCCGAGTCCCATATGCGCGTCCTCGTCGTCGAGGTGATGGGCCGGCACGCCGGCTGGATCGCCCTGCACTCGGGCCTGGCCGGCGGCGCCAACGTCATCCTCATCCCCGAACAGCGCTTCGACATCGAGCAGGTCTGCGCCTGGGTGACCTCCCGCTTCCGGGCGTCCTACGCCCCGATCGTGGTCGTCGCCGAGGGCGCGATGCCGAGGGACGGTGACGTGGTGCTGAAGGACGGGACGCTGGACTCCTTCGGACACGTCCGGCTGTCCGGCGTCGGAGAGTGGCTCGCCAAGGAGATCGAGCGGCGGACGGGGAAGGAGGCCCGCACCACGGTCCTCGGTCACGTCCAGTGCGGCGGCACGCCGAGTGCCTTCGACCGCTGGCTCGCCACCCGCTTCGGCCTGCACGCCATCGACGCCGTCCACGAGGGCGACTTCGGCACGATGGTCGCCCTGCGCGGCACGGACATCGTCCGCGTACCGATCGCCGAGGCCACCGCGAAACTGAAGACGGTGGACCCGAAGCTGTACACGGAGGTCGGCGTGTTCTTCGGCTGA
- a CDS encoding response regulator has translation MSRQQDPIRVMVVDDHPMWRDAVARDLAEAGLDVVATAGDGEQAVRRAKATTPDVLVLDLNLPAKPGVQVCREVVAANPALRVLVLSASGEHADVLEAVKSGATGYLLKSASTEELLDAVRRTAVGDPVFTPGLAGLVLGEYRRLASDPGPAAGGGDEPNAPRLTDRETEVLRLVAKGLSYKQIAERLVISHRTVQNHVQNTLGKLQLHNRVELVRYAIERGLDDE, from the coding sequence ATGAGCAGGCAGCAGGATCCGATCAGGGTCATGGTGGTCGACGACCACCCCATGTGGCGCGACGCCGTCGCCCGGGACCTCGCCGAGGCCGGCCTCGACGTGGTCGCCACCGCCGGCGACGGGGAGCAGGCCGTGCGCCGAGCCAAGGCCACCACGCCCGATGTGCTGGTGCTGGACCTGAACCTGCCGGCCAAGCCCGGCGTCCAGGTGTGCAGGGAGGTCGTGGCGGCCAACCCGGCCCTGCGGGTCCTGGTGCTGTCGGCGAGCGGTGAGCACGCCGACGTGCTGGAGGCGGTGAAGTCCGGCGCGACCGGCTATCTGCTGAAGTCGGCGTCCACGGAGGAGTTGCTGGACGCGGTGCGCCGCACGGCCGTCGGCGACCCGGTGTTCACCCCGGGCCTGGCCGGACTGGTCCTCGGCGAGTACCGCCGGCTGGCCTCCGACCCCGGCCCCGCCGCCGGCGGGGGCGACGAACCGAACGCGCCCCGGCTGACCGACCGGGAGACCGAGGTGCTGCGGCTGGTGGCCAAGGGCCTGAGCTACAAGCAGATCGCCGAACGACTCGTCATCTCGCACCGCACGGTCCAGAACCACGTCCAGAACACCCTCGGCAAGCTCCAGCTCCACAACCGGGTGGAACTGGTCCGGTACGCGATAGAGCGCGGCCTCGACGACGAGTGA